GTGCTACTGTATTACCACACGGTACCGGTCGTGATGTTCGTGTTGCTGTATTCACCCAGGGCGCTAATGCTGAAAAAGCAAAAGAAGCCGGTGCTGATGTAGTTGGCATGGAAGACTTAGCCGAGCAGGTTAAGTCAGGCGAAATGAACTTCGACGTTGTTATCGCTTCTCCAGACGCCATGCGTGTTGTTGGCCAGTTAGGTCAAATCTTAGGGCCACGTGGCTTAATGCCTAACCCTAAAGTTGGTACTGTAACTCCTGACGTTGCTGCTGCGGTTCAAAACGCTAAAGCCGGTCAGATCCGTTACCGTAACGACAAGAACGGTATCATCCACACCACTATCGGTAAGGTTGATTTCGAAGACGCTAAGTTACAGCAAAACCTTGAAGCTTTACTGGAAGCCCTTAAGAAGGCTAAGCCGGCTAACGCTAAAGGCACGTTCATTAAGAAAGTTTCTGTTTCTACCACTATGGGTGCCGGTGTTGCCGTCAACCAGGGTAGCCTGACTTTATAATGATCAGGTAAAGATTTTTTCTTTACCTTGGCGGAATTATGAACTATAATTTCGCCCCTTAAATTTTGGTAGGAGTTGTGGTTTTTTCGGTTTTTTTACCAAAACCAAGAAAATTTAACGACCCCGTCAAAGACCGTAGGTGCAAGGGAGGATCCTTCTTTTCTTGCTTAATCGACCTACGTAGATGGTGATTACCCAGATATTTCCTTAAATTTCTGGCTCTCGCCGTTAACGGCCTGAAGTCTTGCTCTTAGAGTATGGGGCTTTCAGGGATAGTAAATGCCGGTTTATCCGGCTGAACCAGGAGTTAAAAGCCAATGGCTATCAATCTTGATGACAAAAAAGCAATTGTTGCTGAAGTTCATGAAGCTGCCGGTGGCGCTCTGTCAGCTGTCGTTGCGGATTCTCGCGGCGTAACAGTTGAAGCGATTACTGCTTTGCGTAAGCAAGCACGTGAAAATGGCGTATGGATGAAAGTTGTCCGTAACACCTTAGCACGTCGTGCAGTAGAAGGTACTCCTTTCGAGTGTGTTAAAGACACCTTGGTTGGTCCTTCACTTATCGCATTTTCAAGCGAGCACCCAGGTGCTGCGGCTCGTCTTTTCTCTGATTTCGCTAAAGAAAACGAGAAATTCGAATTAAAAGCTGCTGCATACGAAGGTGAAGTTGTAGACGTAAACATGTTAGCTAAGCTACCTACTTACGACGAAGCAATCGCACGTTTGATGAGCGCTATGAAAGAAGCATCTGCAGGCAAACTTTGCCGTACAATTGCTGCAATTCGCGATCAGAAAGAACAAGAAGCTGCTTAATTTTAGCCTCGGGCTACAAGCACTTTTTTGTATTTATAGTTATTCCAAACAGCGCTTTATCAATAAAAAAGGCTGTTTTATAAATTAGGAAATTTTGAAATGTCTATTTCTAACGAAGATATTCTAAATGCTATTGCTGAAAAATCAGTAATGGAAGTTGTTGAACTAATCGAAGCAATGGAAGAGAAGTTCGGCGTATCTGCTGCAGCTGCTGCTGTTGCTGTTGCTGGCGGCGACGCTGGTGGTGCTGCTGAGCAAACTGAATTCGACGTAATCTTAGCTGGTTTCGGCGATAAGAAAGTTGCTGTAATCAAAGCTGTTCGCGGCGCAACTGGTTTAGGTCTGAAAGAAGCTAAAGAATTAGTTGAAGCTGCTCCTAAAGCTCTTAAAGAAGGCGTTGAAAAAGCTGAAGCTGAAGAGCTTAAGAAAGCTCTTGAAGAAGCAGGCGCTACTGTTGAGATCAAATAATCTGTCGCCAGACAGATTAGCTGCCTGAACGGGCAATGGCTGGTGATTTAAACGTCACCGGCCTTTTTGCGCTAAAGAAATTGGTTTTTTTTTAAACCAAAACAGTGCATTATTTAATGTATTCGACTTAACTGTCACTGAAAAACCTGTCTAACCAGACAGATTCGGCCATAACCAGCAAGCTGAGGAACCCCATGGTTTACTCTTACTCTGAAAAGAAACGAATTAGAAAGGACTTTGGTAAAAGTGCACAGGTCATGGATTATCCATTCCTGTTGTCCATCCAACTCGAATCTTTCCGCAAGTTTATTGATATTGATCCAACAGGTGAAACAGGCCTTGAGGCCGCTTTCCGTTCTATTTTCCCGATTAAAGCCTATTCAGGTAGTTCCGAATTACAATTTGTCAGCTATCGCTTAGGTGAGCCCTTATTTGACGTTAAAGAATGTCAAATCCGCGGCATTACTTACTCAGCACCCTTGCGCGTGAAGTTGCGCCTGGTGGTTTACGATAAAGAAGCACCTGCTGGTACAGTAAAAGATATCAAAGAACAAGAAGTATACATGGGTGAAATCCCCTTGATGACAGATAACGGTACTTTTGTCATCAATGGTACTGAACGTGTTATTGTTTCTCAATTACACCGTTCGCCAGGCGTATTCTTTGATCACGATAAAGGTAAAACCCATTCATCAGGTAAGGTCCTGTATAATGCGCGTGTGATCCCTTACCGTGGTTCGTGGTTAGATTTTGAATTTGATCCGAAAGATAACCTGTTTGTCCGTATTGACCGTCGCCGTAAATTGCCTGCGACCATAATTTTACGTGCCCTGGAATATTCTTCAGAAGAAATTCTGGCA
This genomic window from Thalassomonas viridans contains:
- the rplL gene encoding 50S ribosomal protein L7/L12, which gives rise to MSISNEDILNAIAEKSVMEVVELIEAMEEKFGVSAAAAAVAVAGGDAGGAAEQTEFDVILAGFGDKKVAVIKAVRGATGLGLKEAKELVEAAPKALKEGVEKAEAEELKKALEEAGATVEIK
- the rplA gene encoding 50S ribosomal protein L1, which produces MAKLSKRARLIREKVDVLKEYDINEALALLKELATANFKESVDVAVNLGIDARKSDQNVRGATVLPHGTGRDVRVAVFTQGANAEKAKEAGADVVGMEDLAEQVKSGEMNFDVVIASPDAMRVVGQLGQILGPRGLMPNPKVGTVTPDVAAAVQNAKAGQIRYRNDKNGIIHTTIGKVDFEDAKLQQNLEALLEALKKAKPANAKGTFIKKVSVSTTMGAGVAVNQGSLTL
- the rplJ gene encoding 50S ribosomal protein L10, which codes for MAINLDDKKAIVAEVHEAAGGALSAVVADSRGVTVEAITALRKQARENGVWMKVVRNTLARRAVEGTPFECVKDTLVGPSLIAFSSEHPGAAARLFSDFAKENEKFELKAAAYEGEVVDVNMLAKLPTYDEAIARLMSAMKEASAGKLCRTIAAIRDQKEQEAA